A genome region from Brienomyrus brachyistius isolate T26 chromosome 23, BBRACH_0.4, whole genome shotgun sequence includes the following:
- the rbm48 gene encoding RNA-binding protein 48 produces MAVPGSSSVWSTPEVQKHHEQQSVCHTRPKYREGRRPKAVKVYTINLESRFLMVQGVPAIGVMTELVQLFALYGVIEEYRVMDEYPAEQFTEVYLIRFQKIQSARAAKRNLDERSFFGGLLHVCYAPEYETVEDTREKLLDRRRYVARFLQNKVKELDKTHENQGEKSKESTIMGQTALETQKSIEACDEGDRSDCSSFSYPLLPLPPQERFPPYSEQTLVKFAAGEDNMGSKYNFMDSSKQPPPFTVQKPCYHESTLRKRTLPAAKFIPRTTHLENRKRKAGEASKTLLLGIGSKCETLIGPKLPEPPKLDMDDKSLNVTADLIRNTMKKISSVPEQKPTEKKSAEKPRRRI; encoded by the exons ATGGCAGTTCCCGGTAGTAGCTCGGTTTGGAGTACCCCTGAAGTCCAAAAACACCACGAACAGCAGTCAGTTTGCCACACGAGACCCAAATATAGAGAAGGGAGGAGACCCAAGGCAGTCAAA gTGTACACGATCAATCTTGAATCTCGTTTTTTGATGGTGCAAGGTGTCCCAGCCATCGGAGTGATGACTGAACTGGTGCAGCTCTTTGCACTATATGGGGTGATCGAGGAATACAGAGTGATGGACGAGTACCCCGCCGAGCAATTTACTGAAGTGTATTTAATTAGATTCCAGAAAATCCAAAGTGCAAG AGCGGCAAAAAGAAATCTCGATGAAAGGAGTTTCTTTGGAGGACTGCTTCATGTGTGCTACGCCCCCGAGTATGAAACTGTTGAGGACACCAGGGAAAAACTACTGGATAGGAGGCGATATGTTGCTCGGTTCTTGCAGAACAAAG TGAAAGAACTGGATAAGACTCATGAAAACCAGGGTGAAAAAAGCAAAGAGTCCACGATAATGGGACAGACTGCTTTGGAAACTCAAAAATCCATAGAGGCTTGTGATGAGGGGGACAGAAGTGACTGTAGCAGTTTCAGTTATCCTCTATTGCCCCTTCCTCCGCAAGAGCGATTTCCACCCTATTCTGAACAGACATTGGTGAAATTCGCAGCCGGGGAGGACAACATGGGGTCAAAGTACAATTTTATGGACTCAAGTAAGCAGCCCCCTCCCTTTACAGTGCAGAAACCTTGCTATCATGAAAGCACACTGCGGAAGAGGACACTCCCTGCTGCCAAATTTATACCGAGGACGACACATTTAGAGAACAGAAAACGGAAAGCTGGGGAAGCCAGTAAGACTTTGCTTTTGGGAATCGGGAGCAAATGTGAAACTCTGATCGGACCGAAACTACCGGAACCACCTAAACTGGATATGGACGATAAGTCCTTAAACGTCACAGCTGATTTAATCAGGAACACCATGAAAAAG ATTTCATCTGTTCCGGAGCAGAAGCCGACAGAAAAGAAATCTGCAGAAAAACCAAGAAGGAGAATTTAA
- the elmo1 gene encoding engulfment and cell motility protein 1 isoform X5 has product MWRLRVMQVVREQIMRALTAKPNSLDQFKSRLQNLSYTEILKIRQSERMNQEDFQSRPILELREKIQPEIMELIKQQRLNRLCEGTCFRKISCRRRQDKFWYCRLSPNHKVLHYGDLEEHPQGEVPHDSLQDKLPVADIKAVVTGKDCPHMKEKGALKQNKEVLELAFSVLYDSDEYLNFIAPDKHEYCMWTDGLNALLGKEMTSDFTKTDLDTLLSMEMKLRLLDLENIQIPEAPPPIPKEPSNYDFVYDCN; this is encoded by the exons ATGTGGCGATTGCGT GTGATGCAAGTGGTGAGGGAACAGATCATGCGAGCCCTTACCGCCAAGCCTAACTCCCTGGACCAGTTCAAAAGTCGCCTTCAGAACCTGAGCTACACGGAGATCCTGAAGATCCGTCAGTCCGAGAGAATGAACCAAGAAGACTTTCAGTCCCGCCCCATCCT GGAGCTGCGGGAGAAGATCCAGCCGGAGATCATGGAGCTCATCAAACAGCAGAGACTCAACCGGCTGTGTGAAGGAACCTGCTTCCGGAAGATCAGCTGTCGGAGGCGCCAAG ACAAATTCTGGTACTGCCGCCTGTCGCCGAACCACAAAGTCCTGCACTATGGCGACCTGGAGGAGCACCCCCAAGGAGAGGTGCCGCATGACTCCCTGCAAGACAAGC TGCCCGTGGCCGACATCAAAGCAGTCGTGACTGGGAAAGACTGTCCACACATGAAGGAGAAGGGGGCCCTCAAACAGAACAAG GAAGTTCTGGAACTGGCTTTCTCGGTTTTGTATGACTCAGATGAATATTTGAACTTCATCGCACCCGATAAGCATGAG TACTGCATGTGGACGGATGGCTTGAACGCTCTGCTGGGGAAGGAGATGACCAGTGATTTCACTAAGACTGACCTGGACACTCTGCTAAGCATGGAGATGAAGCTCCGCCTCCTCGACCTCGAGAACATCCAGATTCCTGAGGCTCCGCCCCCCATTCCCAAAGAGCCGAGCAACTATGACTTTGTTTACGACTGCAACTAG
- the efcab1 gene encoding calaxin, translating to MSEMSAMNRKIIQNLAETLSRQVKHFNRTEAECLIRLFNGRFGEQNDRKTGHSLDRGKFRNILHNTFGMTDDMIMDRVFRAFDKDNDSYINVKEWIEGLAVFLRGTLDEKIKYSFNVYDLNGDGYISREEMFHMLKDSLIRQPTEEDPDEGVKDLVEIALKKMDHDHDGRLSYTDFETAVREENLLLEAFGPCLPDSKRIHAFEQQAFQNPPER from the exons ATGTCTGAAATGTCGGCAATGAACAGGAAAATCATTCAAAATCTTGCAGAAACTCTTTCCCGACAAGTCAAACACT TTAACAGGACAGAAGCGGAGTGTCTAATCAGACTGTTCAATGGACGGTTTGGGGAGCAGAATGACCGAAAAACAGGACACAGCCTGGATCGAGGAAAATTCAGAAATATATTACACAACACATTTGGGATGACGGATGACATGATCATGGATAGAG TTTTCCGGGCATTTGACAAGGATAACGACAGTTATATCAACGTGAAGGAATGGATAGAAGGCTTGGCTGTGTTCCTGCGTGGGACCCtggatgaaaaaataaaat ACAGCTTCAATGTCTATGACTTGAACGGAGATGGATACATATCCCGCGAGGAGATGTTTCACATGCTGAAAGACAGCCTGATCCGGCAGCCGACGGAGGAAGACCCAGACGAAGGAGTCAAAGATCTGGTGGAAATTGCCCTCAAGAAAATG GATCATGACCACGATGGGAGACTGTCTTACACTGACTTTGAGACAGCGGTGCGAGAAGAAAACCTCTTACTTGAAGCATTTGGACCGTGTCTTCCGGACTCAAAG AGAATCCATGCATTTGAACAGCAAGCGTTCCAGAATCCTCCGGAACGCTGA
- the pex1 gene encoding peroxisome biogenesis factor 1, whose translation MLTMLGGQGIQPVSVAFNNAKNCFLHLPPALVSQLSLQEGQAVELSGGLCTPVYLSWTRCQHRLNKEEITVEVNRQLGEKLGIKDGQQGFLRPCYQVLSVQQVFVEPLSSDDWEILELHSSALEQKLLDQIRVVFPTGVFPVWVEQRTIIYIRIGSLRPSVPFGRLEQFTELIVSPKLRGDISVRPGTNRFPNTDQNQFLKKQTNFDISATMSSLAGDTQKTGKDSLQGFHEHADGDSQGGITDFKSLIRYMFTGSFSPKMEVPSVPSASPVLRDSVLRVCGKLPPWAGSGGEIHIFPWGHVVEEQDRGMSAVTYGHLRKLHSARELKEEAQRPPEKQSGTKQRASPTGKDQWGPLVVRMVCHCVDQLLQGWSSGKGRALYSGRVWIPEPLRRSLNIELHSAVRIQPLKSTPRIGCAVRLQPLQPLPQHMSEASVQCAFLSWLGTQSNKELAFLTGRSSSIQMSVTEEDFEFSLTVLKPELEAKKSEEVFLLTPSLLQKADIQIVRDVLPVNAEKTADNDQRLTFPSLESLGGVQDIGGAAFEHMAHSLIAGPLSEELVFAGPGLRSGALLIAGPKGSGKTALSKALCKKAAELLDAHVEVIECKTLRGKRVETVRRRLEEAFAQAVWRQPSVVLLDDLDHMMGAAGSQEHERGPETIRSLQLAQSLSDLVDDAVLHGGLVCLMATSQSEHSLHPSLRQIQGSRLFQSVTHIPSPDQAQRAAILSAVIRGKTTITGGSLDTLDLEAVARETEGCWPQDLKVLVERAIHANALHGRVGTASEGCLSTADFLQALRGFRPPSLWHARLDTPAGAGLEQVGGLREARQLLMDTILLPAKYPVLFASLPIRQRSGVLLYGAPGTGKTLLAGAVARESGMNFISIKGPELLSKYIGASEQAVRDVFQRAQAARPCVLFFDEFDSLAPRRGHDSTGVTDRVVNQLLTQLDGVEGLQGVYVLAATSRPDLIDPALLRPGRLDKSLYCPPPDQEARLEILKALTCSVPLAEDVDLEQLAGSTGCFTGADLKALLYNAQLEALHSSLGTCILHDLGSGSDSDVSLSSMIFLNHSSGSDDSAGEGEGGMDQSIVLLEGGELAPEDSRHNIWRLYFGSSYESELGNPSPSELNSQCPSGPNSTTHELTGASLREPGSISAPAFMAALQEGFRELGPEQLERLRVEVADIKASLRGRTTDESLLAPTGPGKPALLICQAHITSALASTRPSIGKQDWKRYTELYEAFGNAGDGMFQGLATIKPGQRVTLA comes from the exons ATGTTAACCATGCTGGGTGGTCAGGGGATTCAGCCTGTCAGTGTGGCCTTTAACAACGCGAAAAACTGTTTCCTCCACCTTCCTCCAGCGTTAGTTTCACAGCTATCTCTCCAAGAG GGTCAGGCTGTGGAGCTGTCCGGGGGTCTTTGTACGCCCGTGTATCTCAGCTGGACAAGATGTCAACACAGGCTGAACAAGGAAGAGATCACGGTGGAGGTGAACAGGCAACTTGGAGAGAAGCTTGGGATCAAAGATGGGCAGCAG GGATTTTTGAGGCCGTGTTACCAGGTTCTCTCTGTTCAACAAGTGTTTGTGGAACCTCTTTCTTCAGATGATTGGGAGATACTG GAACTTCACAGTTCAGCACTTGAGCAGAAGCTTCTGGACCAGATCCGGGTGGTGTTCCCTACGGGTGTGTTCCCTGTGTGGGTGGAGCAGCGTACGATCATCTATATCAGAATAG GTTCTCTGCGACCATCTGTTCCCTTTGGCCGCCTCGAGCAGTTCACGGAGCTCATTGTCTCACCAAAGTTACGTGGCGATATCTCCGTAAGGCCAGGGACGAATCGCTTCCCAAATACGGACCAGAATCAGTTCTTGAAAAAGCAAACGAACTTTGACATTTCAGCAACCATGTCTTCTCTGGCTGGGGATACACAGAAGACCGGTAAAGATTCCCTGCAGGGCTTCCATGAACATGCGGATGGTGATTCACAAGGTGGAATCACGGACTTCAAAAGCCTCATCAGGTACATGTTCACCGGGAGCTTCAGCCCCAAGATGGAGGTGCCCTCGGTCCCATCAGCATCTCCTGTCCTGAGGGACTCAGTTCTCAGAGTGTGTGGGAAGCTGCCCCCCTGGGCCGGCTCCGGGGGAGAGATCCATATTTTTCCCTGGGGTCACGTCGTGGAGGAGCAGGACAGAGGAATGTCTGCTGTGACTTATGGCCATCTCAGGAAGCTGCACTCTGCCAGGGAGCTCAAGGAAGAGGCCCAACGGCCCCCTGAGAAACAAAGCGGCACCAAGCAGAGAGCTTCTCCTACTGGAAAGGACCAATGGGGACCCCTAGTGGTGCGGATGGTTTGCCACTGTGTGGACCAGCTGTTGCAGGGATGGAGTAGTGGAAAGGGAAGAGCCCTCTACAGTGGGCGAGTCTGG ATCCCAGAGCCCTTGAGAAGAAGTCTGAATATCGAATTACATTCAGCTGTGAGAATTCAGCCATTAAAATCAACTCCTAGAATAGGGTGTGCTGTCAGATTACAGCCATTACAGCCACTG CCGCAGCACATGAGTGAGGCGAGTGTGCAGTGCGCTTTCCTGAGTTGGCTTGGCACTCAGAGCAACAAAGAGCTGGCCTTTCTCACCGGACGCTCCAGCTCCATCCAAATGTCTGTCACCGAAG AAGATTTTGAGTTTTCCTTGACGGTGCTGAAGCCAGAGCTTGAAGCAAAGAAATCTGAGGAGGTTTTTCTGTTGACCCCGAGTTTATTACAGAAAGCGGACATCCAG ATTGTGAGGGACGTGCTGCCCGTGAACGCTGAGAAGACTGCTGATAATGACCAGCGCCTCACCTTCCCTTCTCTCGAGAGCTTGGG AGGGGTGCAGGACATCGGCGGGGCAGCCTTTGAGCACATGGCCCACAGCTTGATAGCAGGGCCTCTTTCCGAAGAGCTGGTGTTCGCCGGCCCGGGGCTTAGAAGCGGAGCCCTCCTCATCGCGGGTCCCAAG GGAAGTGGGAAAACAGCTCTGTCCAAGGCCCTGTGTAAGAAGGCCGCGGAACTCCTGGACGCCCACGTAGAAGTGATAGAGTGTAAAACGTTAAGAG GGAAGCGAGTGGAGACGGTTCGGCGCAGGCTGGAAGAAGCTTTCGCACAGGCAGTGTGGAGGCAGCCCTCAGTGGTCCTGCTGGATGACCTGGATCACATGATGGGGGCAGCTGGCTCCCAAGAGCATGAGCGTGGCCCGGAGACCATTCGCAGTCTGCAGCTGGCCCAGA GTCTGAGCGACTTGGTGGACGACGCCGTCCTGCATGGGGGTCTGGTTTGCCTGATGGCCACCAGCCAGAGCGAGCACAGCCTGCACCCGTCTCTGCGTCAGATCCAGGGGTCCCGACTCTTCCAGAGTGTCACCCACATCCCCAGCCCAGACCAG GCACAGAGGGCGGCGATCTTGAGTGCGGTGATCCGTGGAAAGACCACCATCACTGGCGGCAGTCTGGACACACTGGACCTGGAGGCTGTAGCCAGGGAGACGGAAGGATGCTGGCCGCAAGACCTAAAAGTGCTGGTGGAGAGGGCCATCCACGCCAACGCGCTCCATGGCCGTGTGGGCACTGCCTCGG AAGGGTGTCTGTCCACGGCTGACTTCCTGCAGGCCCTGAGAGGCTTTCGCCCCCCCTCGCTGTGGCACGCCCGGCTCGACACCCCCGCCGGGGCTGGTTTGGAGCAGGTGGGGGGGCTGCGCGAGGCCAGGCAGCTTCTGATGGACACCATCCTCCTCCCAGCCAAG TACCCGGTGCTGTTCGCCAGCCTGCCCATCCGGCAGCGGTCAGGCGTGCTTCTTTACGGAGCCCCCGGCACAGGAAAGACCCTGCTGGCTGGAGCTGTGGCCCGGGAGAGTGGCATGAACTTCATCAGTATcaag ggcCCCGAGCTTCTCAGCAAGTACATTGGAGCCAGCGAACAGGCCGTGAGGGACGTCTTCCAAAG GGCTCAGGCAGCCAGGCCCTGTGTCCTGTTCTTTGACGAGTTCGACTCCTTGGCACCCCGGCGGGGTCACGACAGCACCGGAGTGACGGACCGTGTGGTGAACCAGCTATTGACCCAGCTGGACGGTGTGGAGGGGCTGCAGG gggtgtATGTGCTGGCTGCCACCAGTCGCCCCGACCTGATCGACCCCGCCCTCCTGAGACCAGGTCGCCTAGACAAGTCCCTGTACTGCCCCCCTCCGGACCAG GAGGCCCGTCTGGAGATTCTAAAGGCTCTAACCTGCTCGGTCCCGCTGGCAGAAGACGTGGACCTGGAGCAGCTGGCCGGCTCCACGGGCTGCTTCACTGGAGCGGACCTGAAGGCCCTGCTGTACAACGCCCAGCTGGAGGCACTGCACAGCAGTCTGGGGACCTGCATCCTCCAT GATCTGGGCTCAGGCTCGGACAGCGATGTCAGCTTGTCCTCCATGATCTTCCTGAACCATAGCAGCGGGTCGGACGACTCAGccggggagggggagggtggaATGGACCAGTCCATTGTGCtgctggaggggggggagcTGGCCCCCGAGGACTCCAGGCACAACATCTGGCGCCTGTACTTCGGCAGCTCCTACGAATCTGAGCTGGGGAACCCATCCCCCTCCGAGCTG AACTCACAGTGCCCGTCGGGCCCCAACTCCACTACCCATGAGCTGACGGGGGCATCACTGCGGGAGCCGGGCAGCATCTCTGCACCTGCCTTTATGGCTGCCCTGCAGGAGGGCTTCCGGGAGCTGGGCCCCGAGCAGCTGGAGCGGCTTCGCGTCGAGGTCGCCGACATCAAAGCCAGCCTCCGTGGCCGGACCACG GATGAGTCCTTGCTGGCCCCCACTGGACCCGGAAAACCAGCCCTCCTCATCTGCCAGGCCCACATCACCTCAGCGCTGGCTAGTACCAGACCGTCCATCGGCAAGCAGGACTGGAAGCGCTACACAGAGCT ATATGAAGCTTTTGGAAATGCAGGAGATGGAATGTTCCAGGGACTGGCCACGATCAAGCCGGGTCAGCGAGTCACTTTAGcgtaa